In the genome of Photobacterium sp. TLY01, one region contains:
- a CDS encoding globin has translation MIPPERDISDIVSSRTLDFSSGHNRLDAAGGEAGIRKLADAFCHCMDTHPDLAVIRAKYPDDLTDFRETLVTFLLTWIRGEVPLYTKSNGRRYLNINRRRVRLNSAEKDAWLRCMQLALDTQPLSEVFKRYVMVQLTLSAEMTRKSQDEQPLD, from the coding sequence GTGATACCTCCCGAACGTGATATTTCAGATATTGTCAGTAGTCGCACTCTGGATTTCTCATCCGGACACAACCGGCTGGATGCAGCGGGTGGTGAGGCCGGTATTCGTAAACTGGCTGATGCATTTTGTCATTGTATGGACACACACCCTGATCTGGCGGTGATACGGGCCAAATACCCAGACGATCTGACTGATTTTCGTGAAACACTTGTGACTTTTCTGTTGACCTGGATACGGGGTGAAGTACCGCTTTACACAAAATCCAACGGTCGTCGTTATCTCAATATCAACCGGCGACGGGTACGTCTTAACAGCGCCGAGAAAGATGCATGGCTTCGGTGTATGCAGCTGGCGCTGGATACCCAGCCTCTCAGCGAAGTGTTTAAGCGGTACGTTATGGTGCAGTTAACCTTGTCGGCAGAAATGACACGTAAAAGCCAGGATGAACAGCCCCTGGACTGA
- a CDS encoding NAD(P)-dependent oxidoreductase, with the protein MKGKKIAFIGLGVMGYPMAGHLSDSGHQVTVYNRTSSKAEKWTKTFNGKSASTPQEAARFSDIVFICVGNDDDVRSVIYGETGVLSSLKPGSIVVDHTTTSAVLAIELANACKNKGIHFIDAPVSGGQAGAENGTLTVMCGGEQSTYNHITEVISAYSKHSVLLGGHGQGQRCKMVNQICIAGILQGLSEALLLAEKSQLDIEQVTSALNHGAAGSWQMANRAVTMSSDQFDFGFAIDWMRKDLLICLNEAENHGLTLPMTLDVNQRYQQLIQQGLGRMDTSVLIKSYANSQKPALIA; encoded by the coding sequence ATGAAAGGAAAAAAAATTGCATTCATTGGCCTAGGTGTTATGGGATATCCGATGGCAGGACACCTGTCTGATTCAGGACACCAAGTCACTGTATATAACCGAACATCCAGTAAAGCAGAGAAGTGGACTAAAACGTTCAACGGGAAATCCGCCTCAACACCTCAGGAAGCCGCTCGCTTCAGTGATATCGTATTCATTTGCGTAGGTAATGATGATGATGTCAGAAGTGTAATTTACGGCGAAACGGGCGTTCTTTCCTCACTAAAACCAGGCAGTATTGTCGTTGATCACACCACAACTTCCGCCGTGTTAGCCATTGAGCTTGCTAACGCCTGCAAAAATAAAGGGATACATTTCATTGATGCTCCGGTTTCTGGTGGTCAGGCTGGCGCAGAAAATGGGACGTTAACAGTGATGTGCGGTGGTGAACAATCCACTTACAATCACATCACTGAGGTGATCAGTGCTTACTCTAAACACTCCGTTTTACTGGGTGGTCATGGCCAGGGACAACGCTGCAAAATGGTTAACCAAATTTGCATCGCCGGTATTTTACAAGGACTCAGCGAGGCTCTGCTGTTGGCAGAAAAATCTCAGCTTGATATCGAGCAAGTGACTAGTGCGCTCAATCATGGTGCAGCGGGATCATGGCAGATGGCAAACCGGGCTGTCACAATGTCATCAGATCAATTTGACTTCGGCTTTGCTATTGACTGGATGCGCAAAGATTTACTTATTTGTCTGAATGAAGCTGAAAATCATGGTCTTACGCTACCAATGACACTGGATGTTAATCAACGTTATCAGCAATTAATACAGCAAGGACTTGGCCGTATGGATACATCTGTATTAATCAAGTCTTACGCCAATTCACAAAAGCCAGCACTGATCGCGTAA
- a CDS encoding TSUP family transporter encodes MDLMMNDLSLWVISALMVSALAAGFIDSVAGGGGLILVPSFILAGLPPQVALGQEKIVSTLGTIAAIRNFVQNKKVIWTAVATGIPAGLIGAYAGAQAILYFDPDTIGKIILAMLPFGILLSFIPKRDKGVTDEKVNPAVILFGVPSAVFVIGFYDGFFGPGTGSFLIIALHYMLRFDLVSASATSKLFNFSSNIGALIAFVVSGNVLYLLAIPLVIMNLLGNHLGSVSAMKYGPTMVRRTLSLSLTILMCSLGYKFLVA; translated from the coding sequence ATGGATCTTATGATGAATGACCTATCTTTGTGGGTTATTTCAGCCCTTATGGTCTCAGCACTAGCCGCTGGCTTTATTGACAGTGTAGCTGGCGGCGGTGGATTGATACTTGTGCCTTCTTTCATACTCGCAGGGCTTCCGCCGCAGGTTGCTCTCGGCCAAGAAAAAATTGTCAGCACACTGGGTACGATTGCAGCGATCCGTAACTTTGTACAAAACAAAAAAGTTATCTGGACCGCAGTGGCTACGGGTATACCTGCAGGGCTAATTGGAGCCTATGCCGGAGCACAGGCCATTCTGTATTTTGATCCAGACACCATTGGCAAAATCATACTGGCAATGTTGCCATTTGGTATTCTTCTCTCTTTTATCCCAAAAAGAGATAAGGGAGTCACGGATGAAAAGGTCAATCCTGCCGTCATCTTATTCGGCGTGCCGAGTGCCGTCTTCGTGATTGGCTTCTATGATGGCTTTTTCGGTCCGGGAACAGGTAGTTTTCTTATTATTGCGCTGCATTATATGCTGCGGTTTGACTTAGTATCAGCTTCTGCAACCTCTAAGCTGTTTAACTTTTCGTCAAATATCGGTGCTTTGATCGCTTTCGTGGTCTCTGGGAACGTCCTGTACCTCCTCGCCATCCCTTTAGTGATCATGAATTTGCTCGGTAACCATCTGGGAAGCGTGTCCGCGATGAAATACGGGCCAACTATGGTACGCAGAACCCTGTCATTATCGCTCACGATTCTGATGTGCTCTCTGGGATATAAGTTTCTGGTTGCTTGA
- a CDS encoding PLP-dependent aminotransferase family protein, whose translation MSETKFRHIASAIESRIESGQYPPNSRLPTHRELAEELDTTPATVAKAYKMLAEKDCVESFVGRGTFVKGKTALGQVIQAPEHEECFNFSLLQPCLSQSVPVLQEAFTNVSKLFSADLIGYSEFSGHKVHRESGVKWAARFGLEKGTPENTLLVDGAQHALSLLIIALTKPGDTIAVETLTYPGILAIGSLLGRRVVGIALDNHGMCPDSLAAVIWEDKPKLVVVIPSHQNPTGITMPYERRKQIAEVIAGSNVWLIEDDIYGFLNIETIPAICNFIPEQCFHITSLSKAISPALRCGFIKVPNSQVTMINAHIRANIWLSSPLNYIAASEMIASGSAFSLASQQQHTAMRRQKIAKSILSSSFRESEGYHIWLPLPEGWRSDRFVMEAKNRDVIVSSGSYFCPDANESGHVRLSLMSVSTDQRLEEGLHKLNVLLQSEMNTMFPF comes from the coding sequence GTGAGTGAAACCAAATTCAGGCATATTGCCAGTGCCATAGAATCAAGAATCGAAAGTGGCCAATATCCCCCTAATTCACGGCTGCCAACTCATCGGGAGTTAGCGGAAGAACTGGATACAACACCGGCGACAGTCGCTAAGGCTTATAAGATGCTCGCTGAGAAAGATTGCGTAGAATCCTTTGTCGGGCGGGGAACTTTTGTAAAGGGTAAAACTGCATTGGGGCAGGTCATACAGGCTCCTGAGCACGAAGAGTGTTTTAACTTTTCTCTTCTCCAGCCTTGCCTGAGTCAAAGTGTACCTGTGCTACAGGAAGCCTTCACGAATGTGTCGAAGCTATTTAGTGCAGACCTGATTGGTTATTCAGAGTTTTCAGGGCACAAGGTACATCGGGAATCAGGCGTTAAGTGGGCAGCCAGATTTGGGCTTGAAAAGGGTACACCTGAGAATACCTTGCTGGTTGATGGTGCCCAGCACGCTTTATCTCTGCTCATCATCGCTTTGACCAAACCTGGGGATACGATTGCTGTTGAAACCCTGACATACCCAGGTATTTTGGCCATTGGCAGCTTGTTAGGTAGGCGAGTCGTCGGCATAGCGCTGGATAATCATGGTATGTGCCCTGACAGCCTGGCGGCTGTGATTTGGGAAGATAAGCCAAAGTTGGTGGTTGTCATCCCTTCACATCAGAATCCAACTGGGATAACAATGCCTTACGAAAGACGCAAGCAAATTGCTGAGGTTATTGCCGGATCTAACGTGTGGTTGATTGAAGACGATATCTATGGTTTTTTGAACATAGAAACAATACCTGCAATCTGCAATTTCATCCCGGAACAATGCTTCCACATTACGAGTTTGTCAAAGGCAATCAGTCCTGCGTTACGTTGTGGCTTCATTAAAGTCCCTAATAGTCAAGTCACGATGATTAATGCTCACATCCGAGCTAATATCTGGCTCTCTTCACCACTTAATTACATTGCAGCCTCTGAGATGATTGCCAGCGGCAGTGCTTTTAGCCTTGCCAGTCAGCAACAACACACTGCGATGCGCAGACAGAAGATTGCTAAGTCGATATTGAGCTCGTCATTCAGAGAAAGTGAAGGTTATCACATCTGGCTCCCATTACCCGAAGGCTGGCGCTCGGACCGGTTTGTCATGGAAGCAAAGAATCGCGATGTAATCGTGAGTAGCGGCAGTTACTTTTGCCCTGATGCGAATGAGTCCGGGCATGTGCGGTTATCGTTGATGTCAGTGTCTACAGATCAGAGACTGGAGGAAGGGTTACATAAACTAAATGTGTTACTCCAGTCAGAAATGAACACAATGTTCCCTTTTTAG
- a CDS encoding tetratricopeptide repeat protein, with translation MTFSGKLLSPALNGLTLLKQIALSSVFGVAVMAYGIHPVQASVTTKPTNHLKSTLKYVELEAEEGDKNMQLFLGRAYLEGNSGIEADPLKGLYWLEKAAVDMPEVKTMIGDLFKKGQLLPQNNELALNWYSKAAKEGDIPAMVELGNYYASGAEGKVNCGKAIHWFTQASNGGSLDSKRNLVWLYATCSDEKERDGHLALKLAKQLVKKSEADAGDYDNLAAAYAACGQFNQAVRAQEIALEKLEQDAEAQRIAKFTQRLRLYQQNQTIYSASL, from the coding sequence ATGACTTTCAGTGGCAAATTGCTTTCACCGGCGTTGAATGGACTCACACTACTCAAACAGATTGCACTCAGTTCAGTATTTGGTGTTGCTGTGATGGCGTATGGTATACATCCGGTTCAGGCATCTGTGACCACAAAGCCGACCAATCACCTGAAATCGACACTAAAATACGTCGAACTTGAAGCGGAAGAAGGTGATAAGAATATGCAGCTTTTCCTGGGCCGGGCGTACCTGGAAGGGAATAGTGGCATTGAAGCTGATCCGCTGAAAGGGCTGTATTGGCTGGAAAAAGCCGCAGTGGATATGCCTGAAGTAAAAACAATGATTGGTGACTTGTTCAAAAAAGGCCAGCTGTTGCCGCAGAATAATGAGCTGGCCCTTAACTGGTACAGCAAGGCTGCCAAAGAGGGAGATATTCCCGCCATGGTCGAGCTGGGAAATTATTATGCCTCCGGTGCTGAAGGTAAAGTGAATTGCGGAAAAGCAATCCACTGGTTTACCCAGGCATCAAATGGCGGTTCTCTGGATTCAAAGCGCAATCTGGTCTGGTTATACGCAACCTGCTCAGATGAAAAAGAGCGCGATGGTCATTTGGCACTGAAGCTGGCGAAACAACTGGTCAAAAAGTCTGAGGCAGATGCGGGAGACTATGACAATCTTGCGGCTGCTTATGCTGCCTGTGGTCAGTTCAACCAGGCGGTTAGAGCACAGGAAATTGCGCTTGAAAAATTAGAGCAGGACGCAGAAGCGCAACGCATTGCTAAGTTTACGCAACGCTTAAGGCTCTATCAGCAAAACCAGACAATTTACAGTGCTTCACTGTAA
- a CDS encoding LysR family transcriptional regulator, whose product MLLEGVETLLVLAKEGTMSRAGSRLYISQSAVSKRIARLEQKLGKKLIVPDGRNIKLTPDAQALVAQVGPGFNELKGQIFDQQAIRDHTPIILACSETLVAGYLAALMGRFLKDDPHIVLNTHHTPVIVERVQAGDATVGFCAGHLPAHHGLQARHLFDEPFTVVFNQPLTETPECLLTNDLSNPANAYQAGLLQQAGIRPLMEMDSYTAAAKLALGGAAPALVPLSVVKTLAIKEQDCQHFAFLDGFVRPIYLCYRQHSYRSERVKHLIETIADFVPTAALLPSAST is encoded by the coding sequence GTGCTGCTTGAAGGTGTGGAAACATTACTGGTACTCGCAAAAGAAGGCACCATGAGCCGTGCCGGCAGCCGTTTGTACATCAGTCAGAGTGCTGTGAGTAAACGCATCGCCAGGCTTGAACAAAAGTTAGGCAAAAAGCTGATTGTGCCTGATGGCCGGAATATCAAACTAACCCCGGATGCACAGGCACTCGTGGCGCAGGTTGGTCCCGGTTTCAATGAATTAAAAGGCCAGATCTTCGATCAGCAGGCGATTCGGGATCATACCCCGATTATTCTGGCCTGTTCAGAAACCCTGGTGGCCGGTTATCTGGCCGCCCTGATGGGGCGTTTTCTGAAAGACGATCCGCATATCGTGCTCAATACCCACCACACCCCTGTCATTGTTGAGCGCGTTCAGGCCGGTGATGCGACCGTCGGATTTTGTGCCGGTCATCTGCCCGCCCATCACGGGCTTCAGGCAAGGCATTTATTTGATGAGCCTTTTACTGTGGTCTTCAATCAGCCATTGACTGAGACACCAGAGTGCCTGCTGACCAATGATCTCAGCAATCCGGCCAATGCCTATCAGGCGGGCTTACTGCAGCAGGCGGGGATCCGTCCTTTGATGGAAATGGACTCCTACACTGCAGCCGCAAAACTTGCGCTGGGCGGCGCAGCCCCTGCACTGGTGCCGCTTTCTGTGGTGAAGACACTGGCAATCAAAGAACAGGATTGCCAGCATTTTGCGTTTCTGGATGGTTTTGTCCGGCCCATTTATCTTTGCTACCGCCAGCACAGCTACCGCTCAGAGCGCGTGAAGCACCTTATTGAAACCATTGCGGATTTTGTTCCCACAGCAGCTTTATTGCCATCAGCATCGACATAA
- a CDS encoding MarR family winged helix-turn-helix transcriptional regulator: MDKHEEVLIALRQIIRAIDLHSRQLNKSTGLTGPQLVLMKAIRDSGEVTIRQLSSNTNMSQATATTILDRLEKRGLVVRERSKLDKRKVHAHLTAEGLANLDKAPLPLQESFVSRFQQLDEWEQSLLLSSVQRISSMMNAEHLDVAPMLEVGSITQTHPDDTSGHH, from the coding sequence ATGGACAAACATGAAGAAGTCCTCATCGCCCTGCGACAAATAATCCGAGCGATCGACCTGCATTCAAGACAACTGAACAAATCAACCGGTCTGACCGGACCGCAACTGGTATTGATGAAAGCCATCCGCGATTCAGGTGAAGTGACAATTCGCCAGCTTTCCAGTAACACCAATATGAGTCAGGCAACCGCAACGACCATTCTGGACCGATTGGAAAAACGCGGCCTCGTTGTCCGAGAAAGAAGCAAGCTGGATAAACGCAAAGTGCATGCGCATCTCACCGCGGAGGGCTTGGCGAATCTGGATAAAGCCCCGTTGCCGTTGCAGGAAAGTTTTGTCTCCCGTTTTCAGCAGTTAGACGAATGGGAGCAATCGCTGTTGCTCTCGTCGGTACAGCGCATCTCTTCCATGATGAATGCCGAACACCTGGACGTGGCACCGATGCTGGAAGTCGGCAGTATTACCCAGACCCATCCCGACGACACCTCAGGGCATCACTAA
- a CDS encoding TauD/TfdA family dioxygenase: protein MLEIESHYQDVESIKELFIPYESTRRLKIAFSGLRLTDDQSWLNTKTWLGHMVKSCLPSNIARQIQSFKDCNDVNALIIRGLPLDENLAPTPYQGYVEPSKLPVISAINIGIYHLAEIEPISFQNENNGFLFRHVVPSLNSRNDKSSHGSLHTFGHHVDNPDLPLSCEKISDKSGCPEFLSLMAIRTDLRVRSNFVLLDDVLNQLSSGVVKQLTKPHFEISRPDSFSQSTTSVLPLIVYSKSNQVYCRYDKENTTPLTKEAAAALVMFEAKLQAPEMKNSILYQPGDFLLIKNQRLMHSREGFLPRDDGTDRWLIRLFGMSSLERIVPVNSTDNHIGKD, encoded by the coding sequence ATGCTAGAAATTGAGTCACATTATCAAGATGTTGAAAGTATTAAAGAGCTTTTCATTCCCTATGAGTCAACCAGAAGACTAAAAATCGCGTTTTCAGGATTGCGTTTAACGGATGATCAATCATGGCTCAATACCAAAACTTGGTTAGGTCATATGGTTAAATCATGTTTACCCAGTAATATTGCAAGACAAATTCAGTCATTCAAGGACTGTAATGATGTTAATGCATTAATAATCAGAGGATTACCACTCGATGAAAATTTAGCCCCAACTCCTTACCAAGGTTATGTTGAACCATCAAAGCTTCCAGTAATTAGTGCAATTAATATTGGCATATATCATTTAGCAGAGATTGAGCCAATTTCGTTCCAAAACGAGAATAATGGATTTCTATTTAGACATGTCGTTCCTTCGCTAAATAGTCGAAATGACAAATCTTCACATGGCTCACTCCATACCTTTGGTCATCATGTCGATAACCCGGATCTACCCTTAAGCTGTGAGAAAATTTCCGATAAAAGTGGTTGTCCAGAATTCTTATCATTAATGGCAATTAGAACTGATCTCCGTGTTAGGTCTAATTTCGTTCTACTTGATGATGTTCTAAACCAACTGAGCTCTGGCGTGGTAAAACAACTTACAAAACCACATTTTGAAATAAGCCGCCCAGATTCATTTTCACAAAGTACCACTTCGGTGCTGCCACTCATTGTTTACTCTAAATCTAATCAAGTTTATTGCAGATATGACAAAGAAAACACAACACCGCTCACTAAAGAAGCTGCTGCTGCACTAGTAATGTTCGAAGCAAAACTGCAAGCACCTGAAATGAAAAACTCAATTTTGTATCAACCCGGTGATTTTCTATTGATCAAAAATCAGAGGCTAATGCACAGCAGGGAAGGTTTCCTACCACGAGATGACGGCACTGACCGTTGGCTTATCCGATTATTTGGAATGAGCTCTTTAGAAAGAATCGTCCCAGTCAATTCAACAGATAACCACATCGGTAAAGATTAG
- a CDS encoding imelysin family protein — protein sequence MKKTFSLTLLAASVVVSASAHAAVSKQDVVSHYADIAFHVFSDARTTAQNLDKAIDALIASPSEKTLAEAKAAWKLARIPYQQSEVFRFGNPVVDDWEGQLNAWPLDEGLIDYVAQGYHHELGNEGATANIIANETIQVGNATLNAVKITPELLADMNEVGGSEANVATGYHAIEFLLWGQDLNGTSAGAGERAYTDFASGEACTNGHCDRRRAYLKAASELLMTDLDWMAKQWSVAEKGNYRSELLADSPDNGLRKMLFGMGSLSLGELAGERMKVALEANSTEDEHDCFSDNTHNSHFYDEQGIYNVYTGTYKRVDGSTLTGPSIHDLVAEKDQQAAKAIHTEFDNARAQVYTLVESAEKNNQHFDQLIAAGNKAGNQLVNDAIMALVKQTAEIERAASILGVTNLNPDTADHQF from the coding sequence ATGAAAAAGACGTTTTCCCTGACGCTGCTGGCCGCTTCTGTTGTGGTCTCCGCTTCAGCACATGCTGCAGTCTCCAAGCAAGATGTGGTCAGCCATTACGCAGATATTGCTTTTCATGTTTTCAGTGATGCCCGGACAACAGCCCAAAACCTGGATAAAGCCATTGATGCTTTGATTGCTTCGCCTTCTGAAAAGACGCTGGCTGAGGCCAAAGCGGCCTGGAAGCTGGCGCGTATCCCTTATCAGCAATCGGAAGTGTTTCGTTTTGGGAATCCGGTTGTTGACGACTGGGAAGGTCAACTCAATGCCTGGCCTCTGGATGAAGGTTTGATCGATTATGTGGCTCAGGGTTATCACCATGAGCTGGGTAATGAAGGTGCAACGGCCAATATCATTGCTAATGAAACGATCCAGGTCGGTAACGCAACCCTCAATGCAGTGAAAATTACCCCTGAGTTACTGGCGGATATGAATGAAGTTGGTGGTTCGGAAGCCAACGTCGCAACCGGTTATCACGCCATTGAATTTTTGCTGTGGGGTCAGGATTTGAACGGGACCTCTGCAGGCGCCGGTGAGCGTGCTTATACCGATTTTGCAAGCGGTGAAGCCTGTACCAATGGTCATTGTGATCGCCGCCGGGCTTACCTGAAAGCGGCGTCTGAGCTGCTGATGACCGATCTGGACTGGATGGCCAAGCAATGGTCTGTGGCCGAAAAAGGCAATTATCGCAGCGAGCTGCTGGCAGATTCACCAGATAACGGTTTACGTAAAATGCTGTTCGGCATGGGATCCCTGTCTTTGGGCGAACTGGCTGGTGAGCGCATGAAAGTGGCACTGGAAGCCAACTCCACTGAAGATGAGCATGACTGTTTCTCCGACAATACGCATAACTCCCATTTCTATGATGAGCAGGGCATTTATAACGTCTACACCGGCACTTACAAGCGTGTTGATGGCAGCACCCTGACAGGGCCGAGCATCCATGACTTGGTGGCGGAGAAAGATCAGCAAGCGGCCAAGGCGATTCATACTGAGTTCGACAATGCCCGTGCGCAGGTCTACACCCTGGTTGAGTCAGCGGAAAAAAATAATCAGCATTTTGATCAGCTGATTGCTGCGGGTAACAAAGCCGGTAACCAGCTGGTCAATGACGCCATCATGGCGCTGGTGAAGCAAACCGCTGAGATTGAACGTGCTGCCAGCATTCTGGGTGTCACAAATCTGAATCCGGATACTGCAGATCACCAGTTTTAA
- a CDS encoding TSUP family transporter, with protein MDISLDILAILFFVAGLAAFIDAIAGGGGLLTVPALLAAGVPPTQALATNKLQSSFGSFSATYYFVRNGLVDLRQMVLAILCTFVGSAVGAELVQVIDAGVLTTMIPALLIVISLYFLFAPQASIHGGKAKISDGLFAFTVGTSIGFYDGFFGPGTGSLFTICFVTLAGLGIVEATARTKVLNFTSNIAALMFFIMAGLPVWEIGLVMAVGGFIGARIGAKVVVSNGRKLIRPMVVIMSMLMAIKLLWEQNPQWFQ; from the coding sequence ATGGACATCTCTTTAGACATTCTCGCGATTTTATTCTTCGTGGCCGGGCTGGCTGCCTTTATTGATGCGATTGCCGGTGGTGGCGGGCTGCTGACAGTCCCGGCCTTGCTGGCAGCAGGCGTCCCTCCCACGCAGGCGCTGGCGACCAATAAACTGCAAAGCTCCTTTGGCAGTTTTTCGGCGACCTATTATTTTGTGCGTAACGGCCTGGTCGATCTCAGGCAAATGGTGCTGGCAATCCTCTGTACTTTTGTCGGTTCAGCCGTGGGTGCGGAACTGGTACAAGTGATTGATGCAGGCGTATTAACAACCATGATTCCTGCCTTGCTGATTGTCATTTCTCTGTATTTTCTGTTCGCGCCCCAGGCCAGTATTCACGGCGGGAAAGCGAAGATTTCTGACGGACTTTTTGCCTTTACTGTCGGCACCAGCATTGGTTTTTATGATGGCTTCTTCGGGCCGGGGACCGGCTCACTGTTTACCATTTGTTTTGTGACTTTGGCTGGTCTGGGTATCGTGGAGGCGACTGCTCGCACTAAGGTGCTCAATTTCACCTCGAATATTGCGGCACTGATGTTTTTTATCATGGCAGGCCTGCCGGTTTGGGAGATTGGTCTGGTGATGGCGGTCGGCGGATTCATCGGCGCCAGAATCGGGGCCAAAGTGGTGGTCAGCAACGGACGAAAGCTCATCCGTCCTATGGTGGTGATTATGTCGATGCTGATGGCAATAAAGCTGCTGTGGGAACAAAATCCGCAATGGTTTCAATAA
- a CDS encoding PEP-CTERM sorting domain-containing protein — protein MKLFSGLTMTALCCLSVSANAAEINLAAPGVDQAVLTMGNQGDSYVAVYQQTGAGSGNLGSFLRVQEGGNGNGNGNSNGDGNGIQEGFNTSTTDPYMMDQHPSGNFTRDVTFSELQSLDGFYAFILDANETGNNNEIVLTNLMLFSTSVASQNVDDIANLQSSTLLWSLDWDDNGAFLDNSVRLDTSKNNNGPGSGATDLVFLINENYFANIPVGQNNFVLYSSFSEFDSGYEEWAHGQVAFDPDGGDPPTPVPEPGSLALLGIGLLGLLSRQYRRRHQA, from the coding sequence ATGAAGTTATTCAGTGGTTTAACTATGACAGCACTGTGTTGTCTGAGTGTTTCGGCCAACGCGGCTGAAATCAATTTAGCTGCACCGGGTGTGGATCAGGCCGTTCTGACGATGGGCAACCAAGGTGACAGTTATGTTGCGGTTTACCAGCAAACCGGGGCGGGATCGGGCAATCTGGGATCATTCCTGCGAGTTCAGGAAGGTGGGAATGGTAACGGAAATGGGAACAGCAACGGGGATGGAAACGGTATCCAGGAAGGTTTTAATACCAGTACGACAGATCCCTATATGATGGATCAGCATCCGTCGGGTAATTTTACCCGTGATGTAACGTTTTCTGAGCTGCAGTCGCTGGATGGTTTCTACGCCTTTATTCTTGATGCCAATGAAACCGGGAATAATAATGAGATTGTACTGACGAACCTGATGCTGTTCTCAACCAGTGTTGCCAGTCAGAATGTGGATGATATTGCCAACCTGCAGAGCAGTACTTTGCTCTGGAGTCTGGACTGGGATGACAACGGTGCTTTCCTGGATAACTCAGTGCGTCTGGATACCAGTAAGAATAACAACGGCCCGGGTAGCGGTGCGACGGATTTGGTGTTCTTAATCAATGAGAATTACTTCGCTAATATTCCCGTCGGTCAGAACAATTTTGTTCTCTACTCCAGCTTCTCTGAGTTTGATTCAGGGTATGAAGAGTGGGCACATGGCCAGGTGGCGTTTGATCCGGATGGTGGCGATCCGCCAACCCCGGTTCCTGAACCTGGCAGCTTAGCTTTACTGGGGATCGGCTTACTGGGCTTGCTAAGCCGTCAGTACAGACGTCGCCATCAGGCATAA